The Nocardia vinacea genome contains the following window.
GCACTGTTCGGCCGGAACTCCGCCAGGACCGCGCTGGCCGCGAAGTTGTCGAGTCTCGGCTGGACCATGGCCGTGCTGCTGTTCGCGGGCGGCTTCCTGACCATCGGCGGCGAATGGTTCCGGATGTGGGCGAACAAACAAGTGAACGCCACATCGGCGGCGCTGCAGAACTTCCTCCTCGCCGCGGTCGGCCTCATCCTCGTACACATGTCGAGCCGCTCCGAAGCCCGAGAGCAGCCGTAGCAGAAGACGTTTCGTCCAGGTGCAGAAGTGCGCGGGCCGCTCAGTGGGTCGTGCGACATTCCTGCGGCTGGAGAATGCCGAGTTGCCGAACGAATTAGCCTCTGACTCCGGGTTTTTCTTTCGGTGGTTGCTGAATTTGTTGTCTGCGTTGGCCGATGCACCCGCCTCCGTCGATTCGGCGGCGGAACGCGGTCGGCATTTCGCGTCTCAACCAGAGTAGGGATAGCGGCGCATCCACTTAGTCATGATCCATTTTTCGCCGGCGAGGACCGGTGCGCCGGCGTGCTTTGTCCCCGGGTCGACCTGTCCGAGGTTATTGAAGTATCGGAAATAGACTGCATGGCCTTTGCGCGGGAAAATCGAAATGCCTGCCTCAGGAAAGACGGTGTCACCGCCGCCTTCGACGTCATTGAGATAGACCACGAGAGTCGCCGTTCGCTGGCCGCCGCGAGCGATATGAGCGGCGTGGCCGGGTTGCTCCGGCGGAAAGTAATCGAAATGGGAACGGTACTCGCCTCCGACGCCGTACCGCAGAATTTGCAGCCCCTCACCGTTTTCCATCGGACAGTTCATCAGGGCGGAGATCCGCCGATCGAGTCGGTCGATCAAAGGGGTCTCGGACAACTGAAAAGACGTGCCTTCGCTGGAGCGATTCCTAATTGTCTCCGGACGCCCGGTCTCGGGGTCGACGATCGTGGACCGCTGCAATTTTCCTTCGGACAGCTCGATCACCTGATCACATTCCTCGGCGGAGAGCACATTACCGAACAGAATCAGCTGCGGCCGTTCCAACCGCAACACCGAGTAAATCGCGCGGTCGTGAGCATGAATAATTCGATCGGGGGAAACGGGACAGGCGTCGTATTCGTAGCCCGAGGATCCTGGAAGCTCTCCCGCCAGCAAAGCGCGCACCGCCGCGGAGGCCACATCCTTGTCGAAACCACCCGTGATCATCGATTCGACTACCGATTCGACAGAACAACCACGTGCGAGGTTTTCCTCCAGCCAGTTCCGCCACGAAGCATCCATTGCCATCGTCATATTCGCAGAGTTTATGCTCCGATACCAGGAGCCTGACTTTCCACTGCTGGGAATTATGTTTCCGAGTTGCCACAACGGCTGCGACGTTGTCGGCTCCCGGCGCTGCGCTGGGACTGGGCAGATCCGCCGTTTCGGCAGGTCAGCGACTCAGCACTGTCGTATCGAAGAAATGCCGCGAGGCCCGGTAGACATGCCTGCCCATTTCGATCGGACGCCCGGAATCATCGAAGGCGACCCGCTGCATGGTCAGCAACGCCGCATTCGTGCGCTCGTCCAGCAGCTGCGCCTCGGCCCTGGTGGCACCGCGCGCACCGATCCGCTGGCGCGCGAGCGCAATGTGAATTCCCTTGGCCCGCAGGCATTCATAGAATCCGTGCAGTTCGAGCTGGTCGGGCGCGGGTGCGAATTCGGCGGGCACGTAATTGGTCATGACGGCCAGCGGCTCACTCCCGGCACGGCGCAGCCTGCGGAAGGTCACGAAGCGGGCATCCTCGGGCACGCCGAGTTCCTTGGCGATATCGGGATCCGGGGCGCCGAGCTGATAGTCGAGCAATTCGGTAGTCGGTTCCTGACCTGCGGTGAGCAGATCGTCGTACAGACTGGTCAATTCGACCGGGCGATGCACCTGATTCTGTACGACCTGGGTGCCCACACCGCGCCTGCGCATCAATAGCCCTTTGTCGACCAGCGCCTGGATCGCCTGCCGCGTGGTCGGCCGCGACAGATTGAGCCGTTTGGCCAGGTCGAGCTCGTTCTCGAGGCGATCCCCCGGGGTGAGCCGACCTTCCAGGATCGCGTTCTGGATGCCCTGTGCCAGTTGGAAATACAGCGGGACCGGGCTCGAGCGGTCGATCGCGACATCCAGTGGCGCGGGCATCGTCGGCTCCTCGGGGCGAGCGGGCGCAGGTGAGCGCCATTTCTTCCACTGTAAATCACACCGAGCAGTTCTTGTTACGTATGTCCTTATGTCCTGACAAAGTCTTGACAAGCAGGTATGACGAGCGCACAGTCTGGATACGCGGCCATGCCCGTCCGAGGACCGAACCCTGGAGTCAGCCTGTGAACGCTCAATTCGAGGTCGTGTCGACCGGTCGGGTCGGCGTCGACATTTATCCGCTCCAATCCGGAGTGGGGCTGGAAGATGTCGACACCTTCGGCAAGTTCCTCGGTGG
Protein-coding sequences here:
- a CDS encoding 2OG-Fe(II) oxygenase gives rise to the protein MTMAMDASWRNWLEENLARGCSVESVVESMITGGFDKDVASAAVRALLAGELPGSSGYEYDACPVSPDRIIHAHDRAIYSVLRLERPQLILFGNVLSAEECDQVIELSEGKLQRSTIVDPETGRPETIRNRSSEGTSFQLSETPLIDRLDRRISALMNCPMENGEGLQILRYGVGGEYRSHFDYFPPEQPGHAAHIARGGQRTATLVVYLNDVEGGGDTVFPEAGISIFPRKGHAVYFRYFNNLGQVDPGTKHAGAPVLAGEKWIMTKWMRRYPYSG
- a CDS encoding GntR family transcriptional regulator; translated protein: MPAPLDVAIDRSSPVPLYFQLAQGIQNAILEGRLTPGDRLENELDLAKRLNLSRPTTRQAIQALVDKGLLMRRRGVGTQVVQNQVHRPVELTSLYDDLLTAGQEPTTELLDYQLGAPDPDIAKELGVPEDARFVTFRRLRRAGSEPLAVMTNYVPAEFAPAPDQLELHGFYECLRAKGIHIALARQRIGARGATRAEAQLLDERTNAALLTMQRVAFDDSGRPIEMGRHVYRASRHFFDTTVLSR